One window of the Labilibaculum sp. genome contains the following:
- a CDS encoding manganese efflux pump MntP family protein: MELLSILLLALGLSVDSFAASICSGLAIKKIHFFQAAKIAFFLAVFQGGMPIIGWYTGWELKDLIKDFDHWVAFILLAGMGSKMIYESITSKEKDCSFNPLKLLVLIGISVATSIDALVVGLSLALIDVVIWFPAIIIGIITFIVSMLGMLLGKKIGSKMSKRFEIIGGVVLILIGFRILIEHIFFLA, from the coding sequence ATGGAATTATTAAGTATACTTCTTCTTGCCCTCGGACTTTCTGTTGACTCGTTTGCTGCATCTATATGCAGTGGATTGGCCATAAAAAAGATTCATTTCTTTCAAGCTGCTAAAATTGCTTTTTTTCTTGCTGTATTTCAGGGAGGAATGCCAATTATAGGTTGGTATACAGGTTGGGAGTTAAAAGATTTAATCAAAGATTTTGATCATTGGGTTGCCTTTATTCTACTGGCAGGAATGGGTAGTAAAATGATATATGAAAGCATAACTTCCAAAGAAAAAGATTGCTCTTTTAACCCACTAAAACTGTTGGTTCTTATAGGCATTTCTGTAGCTACAAGTATAGACGCTTTGGTTGTAGGATTAAGCCTTGCCCTTATTGACGTTGTTATTTGGTTTCCAGCCATTATAATTGGTATAATAACCTTTATCGTTTCAATGCTCGGGATGTTGCTGGGCAAGAAAATTGGTAGTAAAATGAGCAAACGATTTGAGATAATTGGAGGTGTTGTTCTAATTCTTATTGGATTTCGAATTTTAATCGAACATATATTCTTTCTAGCTTAG
- a CDS encoding FMN-binding protein, translating into MKRWISILQPVVIFVLISGVFSARASSFPKSIQKKIEKEVQKIFTSEDLIMDDIDNLNLDTFNCEGLRDLHLSTLKEADKLMGFACFASSKGKNDFFDYMVLFNQKLEIQKVVVLIYRSSYGGEIMAKSWLKQFIGKVGGEEMEFGKDIDGISGATISAPAMAKGIKTLSLLLSELKAKGEI; encoded by the coding sequence ATGAAAAGATGGATAAGTATTCTGCAGCCAGTGGTTATTTTTGTTTTGATTAGTGGAGTGTTTAGTGCAAGGGCAAGTAGTTTTCCTAAATCAATACAGAAAAAAATTGAAAAAGAAGTTCAGAAAATATTCACTTCTGAAGATTTGATAATGGATGATATTGACAATCTAAATTTGGATACTTTTAATTGTGAGGGGCTAAGAGATTTACATTTGAGTACCCTAAAGGAGGCGGATAAATTAATGGGATTTGCTTGTTTTGCATCATCAAAAGGGAAGAATGACTTTTTTGATTATATGGTTCTGTTCAATCAAAAACTGGAGATTCAAAAAGTAGTGGTACTAATTTACAGATCTTCCTATGGCGGCGAAATTATGGCTAAATCGTGGTTGAAGCAGTTTATTGGAAAAGTAGGAGGAGAGGAGATGGAATTTGGAAAAGATATTGATGGAATTTCCGGAGCCACTATTTCAGCTCCGGCAATGGCTAAAGGAATAAAAACTCTTAGTCTGCTTTTAAGCGAGCTAAAAGCTAAAGGGGAAATCTAA
- a CDS encoding SO_0444 family Cu/Zn efflux transporter yields the protein MEYINQFFIDFIDILNEMSPYLMLGFLFAGILKVAFPQKFIDKYLGPKNGKSVLYAALLGIPLPLCSCGVIPTGISFYKSGASKGSSVSFLISTPQTGVDSILVTYSLLGLPFAIIRPFIALLTGLFGGFLTNHFDKDEKPIPVQASDSCCSTKKESNCGCEGECNTETKKKRSPIYTMFKYAFVDFLQDISKWLIIGLLLAAVISVLIPNDFFSAYIGNDFIGMLVILVASIPLYICATSSVPVAAILMMKGISPGAALVFLMAGPATNAATITVLNKVLGKKTMWSYLISIILGALLFGLLIDNVFPREWFTMGPLHDHMGAHEGHWELPNWLKWGSSISLVLLIFNGYLQKYISGKSELKTIETKKRSTEKLVIVNGMSCNHCKNSVEKHIGAIKNIASAEVNLEQKLLRLEGNNIDLQIIKKELESLGFEFGGEVKNEN from the coding sequence ATGGAATATATCAATCAGTTTTTTATAGATTTTATTGATATCTTAAACGAGATGTCACCTTACCTAATGCTAGGATTTTTATTTGCAGGAATCTTAAAAGTAGCTTTCCCACAAAAATTTATCGACAAATATTTAGGTCCAAAAAATGGGAAATCCGTTTTATATGCAGCACTTCTTGGCATTCCTCTCCCATTGTGCTCCTGCGGAGTAATCCCAACCGGTATTTCATTTTATAAGAGTGGCGCTTCCAAAGGTTCTTCTGTATCATTTCTAATATCAACACCTCAAACTGGTGTTGACTCAATTTTAGTAACTTATTCGCTGTTAGGCTTGCCTTTTGCAATCATTCGACCATTTATAGCTTTGCTAACCGGACTATTTGGTGGATTTCTCACCAATCATTTTGATAAAGATGAGAAACCCATCCCTGTGCAAGCATCCGATTCCTGTTGCTCAACAAAAAAAGAATCGAACTGTGGCTGTGAAGGAGAATGCAATACTGAAACTAAAAAGAAAAGATCGCCAATCTACACAATGTTTAAATATGCATTTGTAGATTTTCTGCAGGACATTTCGAAGTGGCTAATTATTGGCCTTTTATTAGCTGCTGTAATTTCAGTGTTAATTCCAAACGATTTCTTCTCAGCTTATATTGGAAATGATTTCATTGGAATGCTGGTAATCCTTGTAGCCTCTATTCCTCTTTACATTTGCGCAACCTCATCGGTTCCGGTTGCTGCAATTTTAATGATGAAAGGTATTTCTCCTGGTGCCGCCTTGGTATTTCTGATGGCTGGTCCGGCAACCAATGCTGCAACCATTACGGTACTAAATAAAGTTCTAGGCAAGAAAACGATGTGGTCTTACTTAATCTCAATTATTTTGGGAGCATTGCTTTTCGGATTATTAATTGATAATGTATTCCCACGGGAATGGTTCACTATGGGACCATTGCATGATCATATGGGGGCACATGAAGGTCACTGGGAACTTCCTAACTGGCTGAAATGGGGAAGTAGTATTTCCTTAGTACTATTGATATTTAATGGCTATTTACAAAAGTATATTTCTGGGAAAAGTGAACTTAAAACTATTGAAACCAAGAAAAGAAGTACTGAAAAACTGGTAATAGTGAATGGAATGAGCTGTAACCATTGTAAAAACAGTGTAGAAAAACACATTGGAGCCATTAAAAACATTGCTTCCGCAGAAGTGAATCTGGAACAAAAACTTTTACGCTTAGAAGGAAATAATATCGATTTACAAATCATAAAAAAAGAACTGGAAAGTCTTGGTTTTGAATTTGGTGGAGAGGTAAAAAACGAAAACTAA
- the accC gene encoding acetyl-CoA carboxylase biotin carboxylase subunit, translating into MIKKISKVLVANRGEIALRVMRSCRELGILSVAVYSDVDRTSMHVRYADQAVHIGAATSAESYLNIDKIINAAKRVKADAIHPGYGFLSENAEFSKRCEEEGLIFIGPTPEVIATMGDKITARQTMIASGVPVVPGTKENLKDESTILKTVREIGLPVMIKASAGGGGKGMRMIDKEENILEGLRAAKSEAMASFGDDAVYIEKYISSPHHIEFQILGDKHGNVIHLCERECSVQRRHQKVVEETPSPLMTAELRAQMGEHAVAAAKAVNYHGAGTIEFLVDNNHNYYFLEMNTRLQVEHPITERVTGYDLVKQQILIAEGHELKMKQEDIFQFGHAIECRIYAEDTDNNFMPSPGVITHITEPMGLGVRTDGYVYEGYEIPIHYDPMISKLIIWARTREEAIERMRRALFEYKITGVKTSIKYLEKIMDCPDFRNGTYDTHFIQKNEDFLLGADEAKKSFEDLAIVTAFVNYHNKLKSSQICPKASMQNKWKEFGRRRGMFRASEN; encoded by the coding sequence ATGATCAAGAAGATTTCAAAAGTCCTTGTTGCAAATCGAGGAGAAATTGCTCTGCGCGTTATGCGATCATGCAGAGAATTAGGAATTCTTTCTGTTGCTGTTTACTCCGATGTCGATCGAACATCTATGCATGTGCGATATGCCGATCAGGCAGTTCATATCGGAGCTGCAACATCAGCCGAAAGTTATTTAAATATTGATAAAATCATAAACGCAGCAAAACGTGTTAAGGCTGACGCCATACATCCCGGCTATGGATTTTTAAGCGAAAATGCTGAATTCTCAAAACGCTGTGAAGAAGAAGGTCTCATTTTTATAGGTCCAACTCCCGAAGTAATTGCGACAATGGGTGACAAAATCACTGCTCGCCAAACCATGATTGCAAGTGGCGTTCCTGTAGTTCCAGGGACTAAAGAAAACCTAAAAGATGAATCGACAATACTTAAAACTGTTCGGGAAATAGGTTTGCCCGTAATGATTAAAGCTTCAGCCGGAGGTGGTGGAAAAGGAATGCGAATGATCGACAAAGAAGAGAATATTCTGGAAGGGCTAAGAGCTGCAAAATCAGAAGCCATGGCATCATTTGGTGATGACGCTGTTTATATCGAAAAATACATTTCTTCTCCTCATCACATCGAATTTCAGATACTTGGTGACAAACACGGAAATGTAATTCATCTTTGCGAAAGAGAATGCTCCGTTCAAAGACGACATCAGAAAGTGGTGGAAGAAACTCCGTCTCCGCTGATGACCGCTGAATTAAGAGCACAAATGGGAGAACATGCTGTTGCTGCCGCTAAAGCAGTTAATTACCATGGAGCAGGCACCATTGAGTTTCTGGTAGACAATAACCACAACTACTATTTCCTCGAAATGAATACACGATTACAAGTCGAGCATCCTATCACCGAAAGGGTAACCGGATACGATCTTGTGAAACAACAAATTTTAATTGCAGAAGGACATGAATTGAAAATGAAACAAGAAGATATTTTTCAATTTGGACACGCAATCGAATGCAGAATTTATGCGGAAGATACAGACAATAACTTTATGCCGAGCCCCGGAGTGATAACCCACATTACTGAACCAATGGGTTTAGGGGTTAGAACCGATGGTTACGTTTATGAGGGATACGAAATCCCAATTCACTACGACCCAATGATCTCAAAATTAATTATTTGGGCCAGAACAAGAGAGGAAGCGATTGAACGAATGCGGCGGGCTCTTTTCGAATATAAAATTACAGGTGTAAAAACCTCAATCAAATATCTAGAAAAAATCATGGATTGTCCTGACTTTAGAAACGGCACCTATGATACTCACTTTATTCAAAAAAACGAAGATTTTCTTCTTGGTGCCGATGAAGCCAAAAAGTCTTTTGAAGATCTGGCCATAGTTACCGCCTTTGTCAATTATCACAACAAATTGAAAAGCTCTCAAATTTGTCCAAAAGCATCGATGCAAAACAAGTGGAAAGAATTTGGACGCAGAAGGGGAATGTTTAGAGCAAGTGAAAACTAA
- a CDS encoding biotin/lipoyl-containing protein has translation MAIEIKLGERMAKVELLAEEGNQIKIMVDSKEYDLDMLQVENGVYSVLYKGNSYNVELIETDSPKKYSVNTFYHSYDAEIIDAETKYLQARNSGNLEAAESTITSPMPGKVVKIPVELGSEVKKGDTVIIVSAMKMESEYKAMKDGIVKEIYVHEEDIIDGNQPLVFID, from the coding sequence ATGGCAATTGAAATAAAATTGGGCGAACGCATGGCAAAAGTTGAACTTTTAGCCGAAGAGGGAAATCAAATTAAGATAATGGTTGACTCCAAAGAGTATGATTTGGATATGCTGCAGGTTGAAAATGGCGTATACTCTGTTCTATATAAGGGCAACTCCTATAATGTGGAATTAATTGAAACTGATTCTCCAAAAAAGTATTCAGTCAACACATTTTACCATTCCTATGATGCTGAAATTATTGATGCTGAAACCAAATATCTGCAAGCACGAAACTCGGGCAACCTTGAAGCTGCGGAGAGTACAATCACCTCACCAATGCCCGGAAAGGTAGTTAAGATTCCTGTTGAATTGGGCAGTGAAGTAAAAAAGGGAGACACCGTAATTATTGTATCAGCAATGAAAATGGAGAGCGAATACAAAGCCATGAAAGATGGTATTGTAAAAGAAATCTATGTTCATGAAGAGGATATCATCGACGGAAATCAACCTTTGGTGTTTATTGACTAA
- a CDS encoding acyl-CoA carboxylase subunit beta → MLTLEDKIKKFEELNKAAEAGGGQDRIAKHHADGKKTARERILDLMDPETFVEVDKMVTHRSTDFGMEKNKILGDGVVCGYGKIDSRLVYVFAQDFTVFGGSLSSANADKIVKITKLAMKMGAPIIGLNDSGGARIQEGVQSLAGYADIFYQNVRGSGVIPQISAIMGPCAGGAVYSPALTDFIMMVKDTSYMFVTGPDVIKTVTHEEVTKEELGGAITHNSKSGVAHFTADNDEQAMIMLRELIGFLPSNNMEDPPIKPCTDNIHREDEKLQTMVPVDPNKPYNIKDIIETVVDDHNFFEVMPLYAQNICIGFARLGGKPVGIVANNPAFMAGVLDINSSVKAARFVRFCDAFNIPLITLVDVPGFLPGTAQEFGGIIKHGAKLLYAFAEATVPKITLITRKAYGGAYDVMASKHIGADINYSYPTGEIAVMGAEGAVNIMHKGLTESERADAIEDYRDKFANPYKAAELGYIDEIIQPKQTRYKLVQALDMCANKSEQNPPKKHGNIPL, encoded by the coding sequence ATGTTGACACTTGAAGATAAAATTAAAAAATTTGAAGAATTAAATAAAGCCGCCGAAGCTGGTGGTGGACAAGATCGAATTGCCAAACATCATGCTGATGGTAAAAAAACTGCCAGGGAGAGAATTCTGGACCTTATGGATCCCGAAACTTTCGTGGAAGTAGACAAGATGGTTACGCACCGTTCTACCGATTTTGGTATGGAGAAAAACAAAATACTCGGAGATGGAGTTGTCTGTGGCTATGGCAAAATCGATAGTCGTTTGGTTTATGTTTTCGCCCAGGACTTTACTGTTTTTGGTGGTTCGTTGAGTAGTGCCAATGCCGATAAGATTGTTAAAATCACCAAATTAGCCATGAAAATGGGCGCTCCAATTATTGGTTTGAATGATTCAGGAGGAGCACGGATTCAGGAAGGAGTGCAGAGTTTAGCCGGATATGCTGATATCTTTTATCAGAACGTTAGAGGTTCCGGGGTAATTCCGCAGATTTCTGCCATTATGGGGCCATGTGCCGGTGGGGCAGTCTACTCTCCTGCTCTTACCGATTTTATTATGATGGTGAAGGATACAAGTTATATGTTTGTAACCGGACCCGATGTGATAAAAACAGTGACTCACGAAGAAGTTACCAAAGAAGAACTGGGTGGAGCAATAACTCACAATTCTAAAAGTGGTGTTGCTCACTTTACTGCCGATAACGACGAGCAGGCAATGATAATGCTTCGTGAATTAATTGGTTTTCTTCCATCAAACAACATGGAAGATCCTCCCATAAAACCTTGTACTGATAATATTCATCGCGAAGATGAAAAACTTCAAACAATGGTTCCCGTTGATCCAAATAAACCTTACAACATTAAAGATATTATCGAGACTGTAGTTGATGACCATAACTTTTTTGAGGTAATGCCGCTATATGCTCAAAACATATGTATTGGTTTTGCCAGATTGGGCGGAAAGCCTGTGGGAATTGTAGCTAATAATCCTGCTTTTATGGCTGGAGTTTTAGATATCAATAGTTCGGTTAAGGCAGCAAGATTTGTTCGTTTTTGCGATGCTTTTAATATTCCGTTAATCACTCTCGTTGATGTACCCGGTTTTCTTCCGGGAACGGCTCAGGAATTTGGTGGAATTATTAAACATGGCGCCAAGCTGTTATATGCTTTCGCAGAAGCTACGGTTCCAAAAATCACCTTAATCACCCGTAAAGCATACGGTGGTGCTTATGATGTAATGGCTTCGAAGCACATTGGGGCAGATATTAATTATTCCTATCCAACCGGCGAAATTGCCGTTATGGGCGCCGAAGGAGCTGTTAATATTATGCACAAAGGACTTACAGAATCGGAAAGAGCAGATGCTATTGAGGATTACCGTGATAAATTTGCCAATCCGTACAAAGCTGCAGAATTGGGATATATTGATGAAATTATTCAGCCCAAACAAACCCGCTACAAACTGGTGCAGGCTTTGGATATGTGTGCGAACAAAAGCGAACAGAATCCGCCTAAAAAACACGGTAACATTCCATTGTGA
- a CDS encoding prolyl oligopeptidase family serine peptidase, whose protein sequence is MIQVKKCIAFSLFILLSGFCIAQTENSIHEELQNLKKYNENLNQRMDQLQKMADDLIWFERVGDVAHIDKLYIYGPPKRKEKNETALGAGNPVKFWTYVFVPKNIDVNRKYPLIVLPHGGVHGDFTTYYTHIVRELISQEYIVVAAEYRGSTGYGKSHYEKIDYGGLENEDVYASRNYMIENYGFVDEKRVGIMGWSHGGMIALFNLFNHPKDYKVGFAGVPVSDLVARMGYQTEDYRELYSADYHIGKTAHDNLAEYRRRSPVWNTHKFQNTPLLIHTNTNDDDVNVLEVEHLIKSLKADGKKFEYEIFKDIPGGHSFDRMDTKTAKEIRVKIYQFLAKQLNPNRPINSIKELQKAGYRF, encoded by the coding sequence ATGATACAAGTAAAAAAATGCATTGCCTTTTCCCTTTTTATTCTGTTATCAGGATTTTGTATTGCCCAAACGGAAAATTCTATTCATGAAGAACTTCAGAATCTTAAGAAATACAACGAAAATCTTAATCAACGAATGGATCAGCTGCAAAAAATGGCAGATGATTTAATTTGGTTTGAGCGGGTAGGAGATGTTGCGCATATCGACAAATTATACATTTATGGTCCGCCAAAACGGAAAGAAAAAAATGAAACAGCATTAGGTGCAGGTAATCCTGTTAAATTTTGGACCTATGTTTTTGTTCCGAAAAATATTGATGTAAACAGGAAATATCCTTTAATAGTACTGCCACATGGTGGTGTTCATGGCGATTTTACGACTTATTACACGCATATTGTTCGTGAGCTGATTTCACAGGAATATATTGTTGTGGCGGCAGAATACCGGGGAAGCACAGGATATGGAAAAAGTCATTACGAAAAGATCGATTACGGTGGATTGGAAAATGAAGATGTTTATGCCAGTCGAAATTATATGATTGAAAACTATGGTTTTGTGGATGAGAAACGTGTTGGAATTATGGGATGGAGTCACGGAGGAATGATTGCACTTTTTAATCTTTTTAACCATCCAAAGGATTATAAGGTTGGATTTGCAGGTGTTCCGGTGAGTGATTTAGTGGCGAGAATGGGTTACCAAACCGAAGATTACCGAGAGCTGTATTCAGCCGATTACCATATTGGAAAAACAGCTCACGATAATTTGGCTGAGTACCGACGTCGTTCTCCGGTTTGGAATACACACAAGTTTCAAAATACACCATTGCTTATTCATACCAATACCAATGATGATGATGTAAATGTTTTGGAAGTTGAACATCTTATTAAGTCTTTGAAAGCAGATGGAAAGAAATTTGAATATGAGATTTTTAAGGACATTCCGGGTGGACATTCTTTCGATAGAATGGATACAAAAACAGCTAAAGAAATTCGGGTGAAGATCTATCAGTTTTTAGCAAAACAATTGAATCCAAACCGACCAATTAATAGTATCAAGGAATTACAAAAGGCAGGATATCGTTTTTAA
- the tilS gene encoding tRNA lysidine(34) synthetase TilS, which translates to MQRKLVRFVEEENLFYRDEKILVAVSGGVDSVVLLDLLCKMEVECGVAHCNFHLRDEESDGDFEFVKNLAKEKNLAFYSKDFDTKKYAATNKISIEMAARDLRYNWFEQVRETSGYKYIAVGHHADDVAETVLINLARGTGIHGLSGIKPKLGKIVRPLLSFTRKQLLAYAKKHSLDFREDRTNAETDYVRNKIRHQIMPVLEEINPAIRATMTENVQCFREVEQIYNRVIEQNRLHLVFTRNNQLLISIPKLKELLAPVSHLYELLSPYGFHHRDVRKIAESIHGISGKLFYSASHQLLRDREYLILTEISEGNTNEYLISDEESKLKLPVELKISFLDRTPGFQFPNSTKIACFDANKLQFPLKLRKWKEGDSFHPIGMKGKKKISDFFIDQKFSLQEKENTWLLLSGSKIVWIVGHRMDDRFKIAGNTTKIYRLELV; encoded by the coding sequence ATGCAACGTAAACTTGTCCGTTTTGTAGAAGAGGAAAATTTATTTTACCGCGATGAAAAAATTTTGGTTGCGGTAAGCGGTGGAGTCGATTCCGTTGTTTTGCTTGATCTTCTCTGTAAAATGGAAGTAGAGTGTGGGGTTGCTCATTGCAATTTTCATTTGCGGGACGAGGAGTCAGATGGTGACTTTGAGTTTGTGAAAAATTTGGCCAAAGAGAAAAACCTGGCGTTTTATTCAAAAGATTTTGACACTAAAAAGTATGCTGCCACGAACAAAATTTCCATTGAAATGGCGGCCCGCGACCTGCGTTACAATTGGTTTGAACAGGTACGGGAAACTTCTGGTTACAAATACATTGCTGTTGGCCATCATGCTGATGATGTTGCGGAAACCGTTCTTATCAATTTGGCTCGCGGAACGGGGATTCATGGTTTATCGGGAATTAAACCGAAGTTAGGTAAGATTGTGCGTCCACTGCTGTCGTTTACGCGTAAGCAGTTACTTGCGTATGCAAAAAAGCATTCTCTTGATTTTCGTGAGGACAGAACAAATGCGGAAACCGATTATGTGCGGAATAAAATCCGCCATCAGATCATGCCTGTGTTGGAGGAGATTAATCCTGCTATTCGTGCGACCATGACCGAGAATGTACAGTGTTTTCGTGAAGTGGAACAGATTTACAACAGGGTAATTGAACAGAACCGTTTGCATTTGGTTTTCACACGAAATAATCAGTTGTTAATTTCAATTCCTAAGTTGAAAGAGCTGTTGGCACCTGTGTCTCATTTGTACGAACTGCTTTCTCCCTACGGCTTTCATCATCGTGATGTCCGCAAAATTGCAGAATCTATTCATGGAATTTCGGGTAAGTTATTTTATTCGGCAAGCCATCAATTGCTGCGCGATAGGGAATATTTAATTCTTACGGAGATTTCAGAAGGAAATACTAATGAATATTTAATTTCGGATGAGGAATCTAAACTTAAATTACCAGTAGAGCTAAAGATTTCGTTTCTGGATCGGACGCCTGGATTTCAGTTCCCCAACAGCACTAAAATTGCCTGTTTTGATGCGAACAAACTTCAGTTCCCTCTTAAGTTACGGAAATGGAAGGAAGGAGATTCATTTCATCCAATCGGTATGAAAGGCAAGAAGAAGATCTCCGATTTTTTTATCGACCAAAAATTCTCTCTTCAGGAGAAAGAGAATACCTGGTTGTTGCTTTCGGGCAGTAAAATTGTGTGGATTGTTGGTCACCGCATGGATGATCGATTTAAAATTGCAGGCAACACCACCAAGATATATCGATTGGAATTGGTTTAG
- the pabB gene encoding aminodeoxychorismate synthase component I, with protein sequence MRKRLTFHISDTTKFKEQLLFWSKKFQCVCILDSHEVNLKENSKMEYNTYELIAGIDALQIIEPAQNCFDSLKAEIDFAKDWWFGYLGYDLKNEIENLSSDNQDGLDMPQMNFFRPRWVFLLDVDTLLIHYFEEEFSEEDIYNLVMNIQNISVPKEKEVTVAEIKYRISREEYLKAIRQLKEHIRIGDIYEVNFCQEFYAEDTYIRPRQTFRKLMKVSPTPYSCFYRMGEKYLLSASPERYLKKVGRKIISQPIKGTAKRGANEEEDKLIKENLFSDPKERAENIMIVDLVRNDLSRTAAKDSVIVEELCGIYTFPQVHQMISTIVSELKEDVHFVEAIRQTFPMGSMTGAPKVRAMKLIEKYESTKRGLFSGAVGYVTPDGDFDFNVVIRSIQYNAMNHYLSFMVGGAITMQSNPEKEYEECMLKAKAIMKVLKE encoded by the coding sequence ATGCGAAAAAGGCTTACTTTCCACATATCCGACACAACAAAATTTAAAGAACAATTGCTTTTTTGGAGCAAGAAGTTTCAGTGCGTGTGTATTCTTGACAGTCACGAAGTGAACCTGAAGGAGAATTCGAAAATGGAATACAATACTTACGAGTTGATTGCCGGTATTGATGCCCTTCAAATTATTGAACCAGCGCAGAATTGCTTTGATAGCCTAAAAGCTGAGATTGATTTTGCTAAAGATTGGTGGTTTGGTTATTTGGGTTATGATCTTAAAAATGAGATTGAGAATTTAAGTTCAGATAATCAGGATGGACTGGACATGCCGCAAATGAATTTTTTTCGTCCGCGTTGGGTGTTTCTTTTGGATGTGGATACTTTATTGATTCATTATTTCGAAGAGGAATTTTCCGAAGAGGATATTTATAATTTGGTCATGAATATTCAGAATATATCTGTACCAAAAGAGAAAGAGGTTACTGTTGCGGAAATAAAATACAGAATCAGCCGGGAAGAGTATTTAAAAGCAATCAGGCAATTGAAGGAACACATCCGAATAGGCGATATATACGAAGTCAATTTTTGTCAGGAATTTTATGCGGAGGATACTTATATCCGGCCAAGGCAAACGTTTCGAAAATTAATGAAGGTTTCGCCTACGCCATATTCATGTTTTTACCGAATGGGAGAGAAGTATTTGTTATCGGCAAGTCCTGAGCGATATCTTAAAAAAGTGGGACGGAAAATTATATCTCAACCCATTAAGGGAACAGCTAAAAGAGGTGCGAATGAAGAAGAAGATAAGTTAATTAAAGAGAATTTATTTTCTGATCCTAAGGAGAGAGCCGAGAACATCATGATAGTGGATTTAGTTCGCAACGATTTATCGAGAACTGCAGCAAAGGACTCAGTAATTGTTGAGGAATTGTGCGGTATTTATACATTTCCGCAGGTTCATCAAATGATATCTACCATAGTTTCGGAGCTGAAAGAAGATGTTCATTTTGTAGAAGCAATTCGTCAGACTTTCCCAATGGGATCGATGACCGGTGCACCAAAGGTTAGAGCTATGAAATTGATTGAGAAATACGAATCAACCAAAAGAGGACTGTTTTCCGGAGCAGTTGGTTATGTCACTCCTGATGGTGATTTTGATTTTAATGTGGTAATTCGAAGTATTCAGTATAATGCAATGAACCATTACCTGTCTTTTATGGTGGGTGGGGCTATCACCATGCAGTCAAATCCTGAAAAGGAATATGAGGAATGTATGTTGAAGGCAAAAGCCATTATGAAAGTGTTAAAAGAGTAA
- a CDS encoding cupin domain-containing protein: MKEVEKLSESTNYSAVNLGDLKDIMDYSLIHPASKNLIEGKVFLKDATKATGTEISFNSLPPQSEQSYFHIHRKNEETYIIIKGSGFFQVDEDCFSIKEGSTIRVAPQGKRGICNSSNETMIYMVIQSKENSLEEHTVADGERVPVEPKWR; the protein is encoded by the coding sequence ATGAAAGAAGTTGAAAAGCTATCAGAAAGTACTAATTACAGTGCAGTTAATTTGGGTGATTTAAAAGATATAATGGATTACTCTCTAATACATCCTGCAAGTAAAAACTTAATAGAAGGCAAAGTTTTTTTAAAAGATGCGACTAAAGCAACCGGCACTGAAATTTCGTTTAATTCGCTTCCACCGCAATCTGAGCAATCTTATTTTCACATTCACAGAAAAAATGAAGAAACCTATATAATTATTAAAGGTTCTGGTTTTTTTCAAGTGGACGAAGATTGTTTTAGTATAAAAGAAGGAAGTACAATACGGGTTGCACCTCAAGGGAAACGAGGCATCTGTAATTCTTCCAACGAAACAATGATATATATGGTGATCCAGTCTAAAGAAAATTCGTTGGAAGAGCATACTGTTGCCGATGGAGAAAGAGTTCCTGTTGAACCAAAATGGAGATAA